Proteins from a genomic interval of Bombus affinis isolate iyBomAffi1 chromosome 18, iyBomAffi1.2, whole genome shotgun sequence:
- the LOC126926554 gene encoding cathepsin L, translating to MKLFLFLIVAVLATAQAISFFELVNQEWTTFKMEHNKVYKSDIEERFRMKIFMDNKHKIAKHNGNYEMKKVSYKLKMNKYGDMLHHEFVNTLNGFNKSINTQLRSERLPIAASFIEPANVVLPKTVDWREHGAVTPVKDQGHCGSCWSFSATGALEGQHFRRTGILIALSEQNLIDCSGKYGNNGCNGGLMDQAFQYIKDNKGLDTEVTYPYEAENDKCRYNAANSGARDVGYVDIPQGNEKKLKAAVATIGPVSVAIDASHQSFQFYSEGVYYEPECSSENLDHGVLAVGYGTDENGQDYWLVKNSWGETWGDNGYIKMARNKLNHCGIASTASYPLVGSQG from the exons ATGGAACATAATAAGGTATATAAAAGTGATATAGAGGAAAGATTCAGGATGAAGATATTTATGGACAATAAACATAAAATAGCTAAACATAATGGGAATTACGAAATGAAAaaagtttcatataaattaaaGATGAATAAATATGGTGACATG CTTCATCATGAGTTTGTGAATACGTTAAATGGTTTCAATAAAAGCATAAATACTCAGTTGAGATCTGAGAGATTACCTATAGCAGCTTCATTTATTGAACCAGCAAATGTAGTGTTACCAAAGACAGTAGATTGGAGAGAACATGGTGCTGTAACTCCTGTCAAAGATCAGGGACATTGTGGGTCATGCTGGTCATTTTCTGCA ACCGGCGCATTAGAAGGACAACATTTTCGACGAACAGGAATTTTAATTGCTTTAAGTGAGCAAAATTTAATTGATTGCTCTGGAAAATATGGCAATAATGGGTGCAATGGAGGACTGATGGATCAAGCTTTTCAATATATTAAAGATAATAAAGGTTTAGATACAGAAGTTACTTATCCGTATGAAGCTGAAAATGATAAATGCAG ATATAACGCAGCAAATAGTGGTGCCCGTGATGTTGGTTATGTAGACATTCCTCAAGGTAATGAGAAAAAGCTTAAAGCAGCAGTTGCCACTATAGGTCCAGTCTCTGTTGCTATTGATGCTTCTCATCAGTCTTTCCAATTTTATTCCGAAG GAGTCTATTATGAACCAGAATGTTCTTCAGAAAACTTGGATCACGGAGTATTAGCAGTAGGATATGGAACTGATGAAAATGGTCAGGATTACTGGCTAGTAAAAAATAGTTGGGGTGAAACATGGGGTGATAATGGGTATATTAAAATGGCTAGGAATAAATTGAACCATTGTGGTATTGCTTCCACTGCTAGTTATCCTCTTGTTGGATCTCAAGGATAG